GACCAGTCAGAATGTTGTATGGGCTCAGATACCTTACCAATCATAGACTTGATGATTCTGTTTACCCGTTCTACCTGCCCGTTAGCTTGGGCTGAAGCGGTTCCCACTTTCACATGCTCAATGTTATGGTCCAGCAGGAAAGCACTAAATTCGAGAGATGTGAAACATGTTCCTCTGTCGCTAATGATGCGTCGTGGTCTACTGTAATGCTCGAAGTACTTCTCAAGGCATGCGCACACTTCCTTGGTACTGGTGGAGTTGACCGCATAAAGTTTAACAAATTTTGTAAAAGCATCCACGACAGCAAGTATGTACTTTCTTTTCGAAATGACAGATGGCAATGGTCCAAAATGATCGATGTGAATGGTGTCGAACGGAAGGGGTCGTTTAGGAATACTGTGTAAGGTTTTGTAGTTGCTAGCTGGTGGAATGGAGTACATTATGCATCTAATAcagttctggatgaatttctcaaccttttctttCATAGCTGGAAACCAATAATGCATCTTTATTCGTTCTATGCATTTGGTGACACCCATATGACCAATCTTTTCATGAGCGTGACGTATCACATTGGCTTCCATCTCTTTGGGGACATAAAGCAGGAGCTTATCTTTATCTATGGTTCGATAAACTAAGCCATCTTCCAACGCGAAACCGTCCACAGAatctttttctaatttttccCGCAGAGCAGCAACGTCGCCGTCACGATTTTGGGTGATTTGAAGCTGAAATGTTATATCTTCTGGATCAATGACAGCTACAACTGTTTCAGAGTTTTCGGTTGACTGGATAGAAACAGAAGGAAGGCGACTTAGTGCGTCAACGTGGCTCATTAGTTTACCACTTCTGTGCTGGATAACGTAATGGTAATTTTCCAATTCCATCACCCATCGAGCTATTCTCCTATTCATATTTGCTCTGTTCAAAGTCATTGTAACTGAATTACAATCCGTCACTATTCGAAACTGAATTCCTTCCAAATAAATCCGGAATTTGCGAAGGGAGTAAACGATGGCTAATGTTTCCAATTCGAAGCTGTGGTAACGAGATTCTGCAGGGCTAGTTCGTTGTGAGAAATAAGCTACAGGGTGATATTTTCCATCGTCCTGCTTCTGTAACAGTATTCCTCCGTAACCATCTACACTGGCATCACAATGTAATTCAGTCTCTCTTTGAGGGCTATATAAAGCTAATACAGGAGCACCCATCAAACTGTCCCTCAGTATGTTGAATGCGTGTTCGCATTGTGCATCGAAGATAAACTTAGCCTCGGGTTTTAACAATTCTCTTAATGGCTTCGCAATAGAAGAGAAAGACGGAACGAACCTGCGGAAGTAAGAGAACAATCCAAGTGCCTTCGACAACTGTTTTGCATCTTTCGGAAGCGGCATAGACTTGATAGCTTCCAAATGTGACCCATTTGGACGAATGCCTTTTCCACTAACAGTGAAACCCAGAAGATCGATCTCAGAATAACCGAACAAACACTTTTTGAACTTTAGTTCCAATCTAAACTCCGCTAGCCTTCTCAAAACGCGCCTCAGTAGAATTATGTGTTCTTCTACTGTATAAGTAGCTAAAGTGACATCATCAAGATAAACCACCACCGACCCCTCTTTGATGAACGGCTCGAGCACCCTATTGATAAAGCGCTGGAACACTGCTGGAGCATTTCGTAGACCGAATGGCATCCTTTGGTACTCATACTGACCGCTCGGAGTCACAAATGAGGTATACGGAATGGAATCAGTAGCCATGCTCACTTGATGGAATCCATTTCTCAAATCTAATACAGTAAAGTATTGCTTGCCCTCGAGTCGCTCCAAACAGTCATCAATTAATGGGATTGGGTAACTGTCACGTACTGTGATTTTATTCAAAGCTCGGTAGTCGACACACAATCGTCTTTCTCCTGACTTTTTTGTTCTCAAAACAATAGGAAACGAATATGGAGAGTTACTCGGTCGGATGACACCTTCAGCAAGCAAATTGTCCACAATAGTGTCCACATCTTTTCTGTCGGAATATGAAAGTCGTCGGGGAGCGAAACTTATAGGGACATCTGATGTCAATCTTAACCTCATTTCATAATCATGCTTCAAAGGTGCAATACTAGCGGCATTCAAATAGTCTTGTTCTATAACTTCCCTGAGCTTATTTCGAATGTTGGAACTTAATGCACAATCAATGTTGTATGGTTCGGAATCACTTATATCGATGGAAAATATAGCCGGAACGGAATGATCGCGTGTTACAGGTTCGCACAGAGTAGCAAGGTGACGACAATTCGAACACACTTTTACCGTCTCGGAATCGGAATCGTCTTTGGACAAATTGTATAAACAATGCAGtatttcaccagaaatttttatttcgttCTCGTTACAAAGTTTAATTTGAGGTTTAATGAAATCATTTATAAGTGTATTGTCGCATAAAGTAATCCCAAAACTTGCGAGGAAATCTCGCCCCAAAAGCAAGGGATGGCAAATGAAATGATCTGGTACTGCATAAATTTTTAGAGTTTTAGCTCTGTTGCGAAACGTTACGTTGACAGGAATTATACCGTACGTGCACAAAGGAAAACCTCCAATTCCTTTATAACCGGAAAGTTTTTGCTCTGTAAGAATATATTGACTTGGAACAGCCGATCTCCTTATGAGATTAATCGGACTTCCCGTGTCAAAAAGAGATATCAACGTCTTACTTAGTTGCACTTTTGAATCTTTCAGGAATGTGACACTTACCTCATTAACCTCCGGAATAATTCCGCCACTTGGACCACAGTTGTCGTTGTTCACCGACGAAGACCCACGACGGAAATCATCCACCAATGCGATCTGTTGACGAATGGGAGCTGGTTTTGGACATTCCTTAAGCTTATGTTGGTTGGAACCGCACCGGAAACAAGATCCGATTTCCCGTTTTGGTTCTGGACAGGCAACTGAAAAATGTCCTACACCAGAACAGTTGAAACAACGAACATCAGCTGCCGGGGATTTTGTTGCGCCTTTGGTTGTTGTCTTTGGTTTGTTAACTGGGATCGGAGTAGCCGAGTACATTTCTCTTAGCTGTGAGTATCGATGAGCCAGCTGTTTCAGCTGCACAATCGTTGTCGCTGGATACAGCACCGCAATATTGGCAGATCGGTCGCGAAACCCGTCGACAATCAACTGCACCGTTTGCTTTTCATCGATATTCGCTCGTGAGGCAATGTCCTGCATTCTTAACAGGGGTGCGatttctcaatctcagtgactgaaatttgttggatattgataccattccctcttcacactcacttcctagcagtgaaaactgaaaatggttagcagcaacaatcagagataaagtaaacaaaagacctctcttctcattgcacacgcagcccgcactgACAGTCTATTCATTTCACTCGCCgctgtgtgaatgcgacggccctatataaatgcatgggtg
The nucleotide sequence above comes from Armigeres subalbatus isolate Guangzhou_Male chromosome 3, GZ_Asu_2, whole genome shotgun sequence. Encoded proteins:
- the LOC134223489 gene encoding uncharacterized protein LOC134223489, whose translation is MQDIASRANIDEKQTVQLIVDGFRDRSANIAVLYPATTIVQLKQLAHRYSQLREMYSATPIPVNKPKTTTKGATKSPAADVRCFNCSGVGHFSVACPEPKREIGSCFRCGSNQHKLKECPKPAPIRQQIALVDDFRRGSSSVNNDNCGPSGGIIPEVNESD